The following proteins come from a genomic window of Salvia splendens isolate huo1 unplaced genomic scaffold, SspV2 ctg1007, whole genome shotgun sequence:
- the LOC121788269 gene encoding uncharacterized protein LOC121788269 isoform X2 — MLQLFLCEPSWDHDTRNDEYSKQRISLLDELEQSIWSFISSGSRSEARLWLCNTISGINSIRPRHQRDLFLSLLRSKPIKWNLASQLLQLIFQKQPQKMGPIIARKSCKLENFFKGNSRRILQWFSNFAGTGGSDHGKGAKALSQFAFVNRDICWEELEWKGKHGQSPAMVATKPHYFLDLDVLRTVDNFLEYVPEFWSSREFSESLKDGSILLIDTQYFVDLFTDLMCEEELEEVWEVIDEFLMEQSFSFLCHHLLIILEEQDLCHFLDLVPKYLRQKSETVGLGSASEWFEAILSKYSASTTIDQLLLLTAVTSQGRHLLRLVQEEGSEEQKQKIKDVVSQLCELSNHANDLATILKKGLNSNPLVVIKRLGVQSWAIYYWLSREFHKTESWESLFVNNGIKFRQSDKYAMLHDDDLSEDGSDYDRESRVSLKRKKHRKHKRTRERNFNRTEDYEDELVGHDILNNRLDLQSKVGDWLLSTDGYSSVWSTVDLPEHLSRHCFIVWLKWVFAKSEMVP, encoded by the exons ATGCTTCAGCTGTTCCTTTGCGAGCCTTCCTGGGACCATGACACCAGGAATGATGAATATAGTAAGCAGAGAATATCTCTTCTTGATGAATTAGAACAATCAATCTGGTCATTTATTTCATCAGGAAGCCGATCAGAAGCTCGGCTGTGGCTTTGTAACACAATATCAGGCATaaactccatccgcccccgccaCCAACGAGACTTATTTCTGAGCCTATTGAGATCCAAGCCAATCAAGTGGAACTTAGCATCACAACTTCTGCAATTGATCTTTCAGAAGCAACCACAAAAGATGGGCCCTATAATAGCAAGGAAAAGCTGCAAGCTGGAGAATTTTTTCAAAG GAAATTCTAGGCGCATCCTACAGTGGTTCTCTAATTTTGCTGGTACTGGTGGATCAGATCATGGAAAAGGTGCTAAAGCATTATCCCAGTTTGCTTTTGTAAACCGAGATATTTGTTGGGAGGAGCTGGAGTGGAAAGGTAAACATGGGCAGTCTCCTGCCATGGTTGCAACGAAGCCCCATTATTTCCTTGATTTAGATGTTCTACGAACTGTTGATAATTTTCTTGAGTATGTACCTGAATTCTGGTCATCCCGTGAGTTCTCCGAGTCGTTAAAGGATGGTAGCATTTTGCTGATTGATACACAATATTTTGTTGACTTGTTTACTGACCTGATGTGTGAGGAGGAACTAGAAGAAGTTTGGGAAGTTATTGATGAATTCCTCATGGAGCAATCTTTCTCATTCTTATGCCATCACCTTCTGATCATTCTCGAAGAGCAAGATTTGTGTCATTTCCTGGATCTAGTACCGAAATATCTTAGACAAAAATCAGAAACAGTTGGGCTTGGCAGTGCATCTGAATGGTTTGAAGCGATACTTTCAAAATACAGTGCTTCTACTACCATAGATCAGCTACTTCTGCTTACTGCTGTGACTAGTCAAGGTCGCCATCTCCTGCGGCTTGTTCAGGAAGAAGGTAGCGAGGAACAAAAACAAAAGATAAAGGATGTGGTTTCTCAGCTTTGTGAACTGTCAAATCATGCCAATGACTTGGCAACGATATTGAAAAAAGGCCTAAATAGCAACCCCTTAGTCGTCATAAAACGGTTGGGTGTGCAGTCCTGGGCGATATATTATTGGCTATCACGAGAATTTCACAAGACTGAATCCTGGGAGTCTTTGTTTGTCAACAATGGAATAAAATTTCGCCAGTCTGACAAGTATGCTATGCTACATGATGATGACCTTTCGGAAGATGGATCAGATTATGATAGAGAATCTAGAGTAAGCCTCAAGCGCAAGAAGCATAGAAAACACAAAAGAACAAGAGAGCGAAATTTCAATCGTACTGAAGATTATGAAGATGAGTTGGTTGGACATGATATATTGAATAACAGGCTAGATCTGCAATCCAAGGTGGGTGATTGGTTGCTCTCAACTGATGGCTATTCTTCTGTATGGAGCACT GTGGATCTGCCAGAACACCTTTCAAGGCACTGCTTTATTGTGTGGCTGAAGTGGGTGTTTGCCAAGAGCGAGATGGTGCCTTAA
- the LOC121788268 gene encoding ribonuclease 2-like isoform X1: protein MASLPARLKIQCIVLVTLWIGSSSIADTSTSSDLGELLVKSSNQQREFDFFMLSFLWPGTACLSSDGECCPSNACCRRSSALTEFTIHGLWPDYNDGTWPACCPGKRFNIKKISTLLSTMKKYWPSYNCESSSNCHNGTGLFWEHEWEKHGPCSFPVIRDEYDYFRTVLNLYFKYNVTEVLREAGYVASNCEKYPLGGIVSAIEKAYHATPALACSGDAVEELRLCFSKDFKFRDCGVEIPPESSCPEYVSLPKFISSGLGIKEAKALKLET from the exons ATGGCTTCACTCCCCGCGCGCCTCAAAATTCAATGCATTGTCTTGGTAACTCTTTGGATCGGATCATCCAGTATTGCAGATACCAGTACTAGTTCGGATTTGGGGGAGTTGTTGGTGAAATCAAGCAATCAGCAGAGAGAATTTGATTTCTTCATGCTATCTTTTCTGTGGCCGGGAACAGCCTGCCTCTCATCCGATGGTGAATGCTGCCCCTCCAATGCCTGCTGTCGCCG TTCGAGTGCCTTGACAGAATTTACTATCC ATGGACTTTGGCCTGATTATAATGACGGGACTTGGCCAGCATGCTGCCCTGGCAAaagatttaatattaaaaag ATTTCGACATTGCTAAGCACCATGAAAAAGTACTGGCCATCTTACAACTGTGAATCTTCTTCAAATTGCCATAATGGAACGGGGCTGTTCTGGGAACATGAG TGGG AAAAACATGGACCTTGTTCATTTCCAGTCATAAGAGATGAATATGATTACTTCAGGACAGTTCTTAACCTCTACTTCAAATATAATGTCACG GAAGTTTTAAGAGAAGCAGGCTATGTAGCATCAAACTGTGAAAAGTATCCTCTTGGAGGCATTGTTTCAGCTATAGAAAAGGCTTACCATGCCACTCCAGCACTTGCATGTTCTGGTGATGCTGTCGAGGAACTTCGACTCTGCTTCAGCAAGGACTTCAAG TTTCGGGATTGTGGCGTTGAAATCCCACCAGAAAGTTCCTGCCCCGAATATGTCAGCTTACCGAAATTTATTTCATCGG GTCTTGGGATCAAAGAAGCTAAAGCCTTAAAGTTGGAAACATGA
- the LOC121788268 gene encoding ribonuclease 2-like isoform X2, producing the protein MVNAAPPMPAVADGLWPDYNDGTWPACCPGKRFNIKKISTLLSTMKKYWPSYNCESSSNCHNGTGLFWEHEWEKHGPCSFPVIRDEYDYFRTVLNLYFKYNVTEVLREAGYVASNCEKYPLGGIVSAIEKAYHATPALACSGDAVEELRLCFSKDFKFRDCGVEIPPESSCPEYVSLPKFISSGLGIKEAKALKLET; encoded by the exons ATGGTGAATGCTGCCCCTCCAATGCCTGCTGTCGCCG ATGGACTTTGGCCTGATTATAATGACGGGACTTGGCCAGCATGCTGCCCTGGCAAaagatttaatattaaaaag ATTTCGACATTGCTAAGCACCATGAAAAAGTACTGGCCATCTTACAACTGTGAATCTTCTTCAAATTGCCATAATGGAACGGGGCTGTTCTGGGAACATGAG TGGG AAAAACATGGACCTTGTTCATTTCCAGTCATAAGAGATGAATATGATTACTTCAGGACAGTTCTTAACCTCTACTTCAAATATAATGTCACG GAAGTTTTAAGAGAAGCAGGCTATGTAGCATCAAACTGTGAAAAGTATCCTCTTGGAGGCATTGTTTCAGCTATAGAAAAGGCTTACCATGCCACTCCAGCACTTGCATGTTCTGGTGATGCTGTCGAGGAACTTCGACTCTGCTTCAGCAAGGACTTCAAG TTTCGGGATTGTGGCGTTGAAATCCCACCAGAAAGTTCCTGCCCCGAATATGTCAGCTTACCGAAATTTATTTCATCGG GTCTTGGGATCAAAGAAGCTAAAGCCTTAAAGTTGGAAACATGA
- the LOC121788269 gene encoding uncharacterized protein LOC121788269 isoform X1, which yields MSQYHACPRYLKMLQLFLCEPSWDHDTRNDEYSKQRISLLDELEQSIWSFISSGSRSEARLWLCNTISGINSIRPRHQRDLFLSLLRSKPIKWNLASQLLQLIFQKQPQKMGPIIARKSCKLENFFKGNSRRILQWFSNFAGTGGSDHGKGAKALSQFAFVNRDICWEELEWKGKHGQSPAMVATKPHYFLDLDVLRTVDNFLEYVPEFWSSREFSESLKDGSILLIDTQYFVDLFTDLMCEEELEEVWEVIDEFLMEQSFSFLCHHLLIILEEQDLCHFLDLVPKYLRQKSETVGLGSASEWFEAILSKYSASTTIDQLLLLTAVTSQGRHLLRLVQEEGSEEQKQKIKDVVSQLCELSNHANDLATILKKGLNSNPLVVIKRLGVQSWAIYYWLSREFHKTESWESLFVNNGIKFRQSDKYAMLHDDDLSEDGSDYDRESRVSLKRKKHRKHKRTRERNFNRTEDYEDELVGHDILNNRLDLQSKVGDWLLSTDGYSSVWSTVDLPEHLSRHCFIVWLKWVFAKSEMVP from the exons ATGTCACAATATCATGCCTGTCCTCGATACTTGA AAATGCTTCAGCTGTTCCTTTGCGAGCCTTCCTGGGACCATGACACCAGGAATGATGAATATAGTAAGCAGAGAATATCTCTTCTTGATGAATTAGAACAATCAATCTGGTCATTTATTTCATCAGGAAGCCGATCAGAAGCTCGGCTGTGGCTTTGTAACACAATATCAGGCATaaactccatccgcccccgccaCCAACGAGACTTATTTCTGAGCCTATTGAGATCCAAGCCAATCAAGTGGAACTTAGCATCACAACTTCTGCAATTGATCTTTCAGAAGCAACCACAAAAGATGGGCCCTATAATAGCAAGGAAAAGCTGCAAGCTGGAGAATTTTTTCAAAG GAAATTCTAGGCGCATCCTACAGTGGTTCTCTAATTTTGCTGGTACTGGTGGATCAGATCATGGAAAAGGTGCTAAAGCATTATCCCAGTTTGCTTTTGTAAACCGAGATATTTGTTGGGAGGAGCTGGAGTGGAAAGGTAAACATGGGCAGTCTCCTGCCATGGTTGCAACGAAGCCCCATTATTTCCTTGATTTAGATGTTCTACGAACTGTTGATAATTTTCTTGAGTATGTACCTGAATTCTGGTCATCCCGTGAGTTCTCCGAGTCGTTAAAGGATGGTAGCATTTTGCTGATTGATACACAATATTTTGTTGACTTGTTTACTGACCTGATGTGTGAGGAGGAACTAGAAGAAGTTTGGGAAGTTATTGATGAATTCCTCATGGAGCAATCTTTCTCATTCTTATGCCATCACCTTCTGATCATTCTCGAAGAGCAAGATTTGTGTCATTTCCTGGATCTAGTACCGAAATATCTTAGACAAAAATCAGAAACAGTTGGGCTTGGCAGTGCATCTGAATGGTTTGAAGCGATACTTTCAAAATACAGTGCTTCTACTACCATAGATCAGCTACTTCTGCTTACTGCTGTGACTAGTCAAGGTCGCCATCTCCTGCGGCTTGTTCAGGAAGAAGGTAGCGAGGAACAAAAACAAAAGATAAAGGATGTGGTTTCTCAGCTTTGTGAACTGTCAAATCATGCCAATGACTTGGCAACGATATTGAAAAAAGGCCTAAATAGCAACCCCTTAGTCGTCATAAAACGGTTGGGTGTGCAGTCCTGGGCGATATATTATTGGCTATCACGAGAATTTCACAAGACTGAATCCTGGGAGTCTTTGTTTGTCAACAATGGAATAAAATTTCGCCAGTCTGACAAGTATGCTATGCTACATGATGATGACCTTTCGGAAGATGGATCAGATTATGATAGAGAATCTAGAGTAAGCCTCAAGCGCAAGAAGCATAGAAAACACAAAAGAACAAGAGAGCGAAATTTCAATCGTACTGAAGATTATGAAGATGAGTTGGTTGGACATGATATATTGAATAACAGGCTAGATCTGCAATCCAAGGTGGGTGATTGGTTGCTCTCAACTGATGGCTATTCTTCTGTATGGAGCACT GTGGATCTGCCAGAACACCTTTCAAGGCACTGCTTTATTGTGTGGCTGAAGTGGGTGTTTGCCAAGAGCGAGATGGTGCCTTAA